From the Bacillota bacterium genome, one window contains:
- a CDS encoding class I SAM-dependent methyltransferase, with the protein MRFEQEELEVIRARWNQSGEIYDEIDAHGVKSPEETELWKKILGCLGDGSLSVLDVGTGTGFIACLLAEMGHRVTAVDWSEAMLARAEEKARQKKLAISLALAETENLPFAAETFDAVVARHLLWTLTDPQQALNEWFRVLKPGGQVMADYSHCSPDMLGKHYPVEIGEKLPLAKNIEPGELAAYFTRAGFVDVRVEELPRTSRHTRTTYLVCGFKGSPA; encoded by the coding sequence ATGAGATTTGAGCAGGAAGAACTTGAGGTTATACGCGCACGGTGGAACCAGAGCGGCGAGATTTATGACGAGATAGATGCTCACGGAGTAAAATCTCCGGAAGAGACAGAGCTGTGGAAAAAGATCCTTGGGTGTTTGGGAGATGGTAGCCTTTCCGTACTGGACGTCGGCACCGGAACGGGATTTATCGCTTGCCTCCTCGCCGAGATGGGTCACCGGGTGACAGCTGTCGATTGGTCCGAGGCAATGCTGGCACGGGCCGAAGAAAAGGCCCGGCAGAAAAAATTGGCAATCTCTCTCGCTTTAGCTGAAACAGAGAATCTACCTTTTGCGGCGGAGACTTTTGATGCCGTCGTGGCCCGGCATTTGCTCTGGACCCTGACTGACCCGCAGCAAGCCCTCAACGAGTGGTTCAGGGTGCTGAAACCCGGAGGGCAGGTGATGGCCGACTATTCACACTGCTCTCCAGACATGCTTGGCAAACATTATCCGGTGGAAATTGGGGAAAAACTACCGCTGGCCAAAAACATCGAGCCGGGGGAACTGGCCGCTTACTTTACCAGGGCCGGTTTCGTTGACGTTCGGGTAGAGGAGCTTCCGCGGACTTCCCGGCACACCCGGACGACTTATCTCGTTTGCGGGTTCAAGGGTTCCCCGGCATGA
- a CDS encoding DUF4198 domain-containing protein — protein MNFIMYRNTTHLVGQGHEGWIDAARTHYHAGHPVEVFFKWGHDMKPDGLPQKERLTAYVFDPEGNRKELSINEHDEEAYAISFIPEQEGFYQIVVETSGILTITADGKHLLLPKKDCDNPSESFAFTQFARAILPVGHDLEGKVERVGNALELVPLQWKTWKAGDVINLQVLYQEKPVAGATVNLISADLLGAGEPLAKETGEDGCAGFTLHQPGNYLLLVRHVDHTERKEGYYDQRRLTATLPLIVTR, from the coding sequence ATGAATTTTATAATGTATCGGAATACTACCCATCTGGTGGGACAGGGTCACGAAGGATGGATTGATGCTGCGAGGACGCATTACCACGCCGGTCATCCTGTAGAGGTGTTTTTTAAGTGGGGACATGACATGAAGCCTGACGGGTTGCCTCAAAAAGAAAGGCTAACTGCCTATGTTTTCGACCCCGAGGGGAATCGGAAGGAACTAAGTATTAATGAGCATGATGAGGAAGCCTATGCCATTTCGTTTATCCCGGAACAGGAGGGCTTTTACCAGATTGTTGTAGAAACAAGCGGAATTTTAACAATCACGGCAGACGGCAAACACCTGCTTTTACCGAAGAAGGACTGCGACAATCCTTCAGAGTCATTTGCCTTTACGCAGTTCGCGAGGGCAATATTGCCTGTGGGCCATGATTTAGAAGGCAAAGTGGAACGCGTGGGGAACGCTCTGGAACTGGTGCCGCTCCAGTGGAAAACGTGGAAAGCCGGGGATGTCATAAACTTACAGGTTCTTTACCAGGAAAAGCCTGTAGCTGGAGCCACAGTTAACCTTATATCTGCTGATTTACTTGGTGCTGGTGAGCCTTTAGCAAAAGAAACTGGGGAGGACGGTTGTGCAGGTTTTACTTTACACCAACCGGGGAATTACCTGCTTTTGGTCCGGCATGTGGACCATACTGAACGTAAAGAAGGTTATTACGATCAGCGCCGTTTGACAGCCACTTTACCGTTAATTGTAACCCGATGA
- a CDS encoding iron ABC transporter permease: MSNLMAASALNQAQRKIKDDYRKYVGRKIFFIVCSLILLLLVSGISAILGSYDIPIWEVYVTIWRGLFQTLQATHEIVIWELRLPRILLGIIAGAGFATAGAALQGILKNPLACPWTVGISAGATFGAAVGILLGAGLVGGKYLIIGNAFVFSLIPTFIILALTRYRRATPETIVLAGIATTYMFQAFTTLLMYFSESDAVREAYFWTVGSLGRASWENLMLPFIIVTVGFILLVWKSRDVNVMNAGDESAKSVGVDVEKTRVFILVVASLMSAGVVSFTGAIGFIGLVAPHICRMVIGSDHKYLIPASAVFGGVLLLSADTIARTIMAPIVLPVGIVTAFMGGPLFFYLIIKRRRDYWQA; encoded by the coding sequence ATGAGCAACTTGATGGCAGCCTCGGCGCTAAACCAAGCCCAAAGAAAAATTAAGGATGATTACAGAAAATATGTCGGTCGGAAAATCTTTTTCATTGTATGTTCGCTCATTTTACTCCTTCTTGTCTCGGGCATATCTGCCATTCTGGGCTCTTACGACATCCCCATATGGGAAGTTTATGTAACAATTTGGCGCGGGCTTTTTCAAACTCTTCAGGCAACCCATGAGATCGTCATCTGGGAGCTTCGGCTGCCCAGGATTCTGCTGGGAATAATCGCGGGGGCCGGGTTTGCCACGGCAGGTGCTGCCCTGCAGGGAATTTTAAAAAACCCCCTTGCCTGTCCCTGGACGGTTGGTATTTCTGCCGGAGCAACCTTTGGCGCAGCAGTAGGGATTCTTTTAGGGGCAGGATTGGTCGGCGGCAAGTATCTAATTATCGGCAATGCCTTCGTTTTTTCGCTGATTCCCACCTTCATTATCCTCGCTTTAACGCGCTACAGGCGTGCAACACCAGAGACGATTGTTCTGGCAGGTATCGCCACTACCTACATGTTTCAAGCGTTTACAACGCTGTTGATGTATTTCAGCGAGTCGGATGCCGTGAGAGAAGCTTATTTCTGGACAGTGGGTTCTCTGGGAAGAGCTTCATGGGAAAATCTTATGCTTCCTTTCATTATTGTGACGGTCGGTTTTATCCTGCTGGTATGGAAATCCAGGGATGTCAATGTGATGAATGCTGGAGACGAAAGTGCAAAAAGTGTGGGCGTTGACGTTGAAAAAACACGGGTCTTCATCCTGGTCGTCGCTTCGTTGATGAGCGCCGGAGTAGTCTCTTTTACCGGGGCTATAGGTTTTATTGGGCTCGTGGCCCCGCATATATGCCGGATGGTTATCGGTAGCGACCATAAATACTTGATCCCTGCCTCAGCGGTTTTCGGGGGTGTGTTGCTGTTAAGCGCGGATACAATTGCCCGGACAATTATGGCCCCCATAGTCCTGCCGGTGGGCATTGTCACGGCGTTCATGGGAGGGCCACTGTTTTTCTATCTGATCATAAAGAGGAGGAGGGATTACTGGCAGGCCTGA
- a CDS encoding ABC transporter substrate-binding protein: MGRVFNTKWLALAGVAIALLLVVGLLNWSNLFAPKGRDKATTYTLQILGNANEDGTIDEHDIEYLREIIAGKRPKTSLADANNDGVIDEKDIKQVKKLIGEEAEELFVLDTAGRIVKIKLPVKKVVAFSTSAPAGALRILGKGDMIIAINGMITGDPFYPEHQGKPAVGWPEPNYEAIVNLNPDLVIASANPAYAFEVVEKMKPFGIAVVQLDLGGKPEKYLEELRTLSWIMGGKERAEEFIKWSRSYVDFVRQRLSQLKPEERKSVYYEFIGDYQVMGRADGIIQGAGGVNVFAELFEGDYLEHRNFTVDAEEVIRKNPDVIIKDPHIGFKWSGYARGVLKHMEELKKELMARPGWSELKAVKNGNVYIISREVGNERTLSIVLLSKLLYPDLFQDVDESAVLKEFLERFHGRKYEDYAVYIYPLSKK, from the coding sequence GTGGGCAGAGTGTTCAACACCAAATGGCTTGCCCTGGCGGGCGTGGCCATCGCTCTTTTGCTGGTTGTGGGCCTTTTGAACTGGTCAAACCTGTTTGCGCCTAAGGGGAGGGACAAAGCAACTACCTACACGCTGCAAATACTTGGGAATGCCAATGAGGACGGTACTATTGACGAGCATGACATCGAATATCTGAGGGAGATCATTGCCGGGAAGAGACCCAAGACCTCCCTGGCGGATGCCAATAACGACGGAGTAATCGACGAAAAGGACATAAAGCAGGTAAAGAAGCTGATCGGGGAGGAAGCGGAGGAGCTTTTCGTTCTGGATACTGCTGGTAGAATTGTAAAGATAAAGTTGCCCGTGAAAAAAGTGGTTGCCTTTTCCACTTCTGCTCCAGCCGGAGCCCTTAGAATCCTGGGAAAAGGCGACATGATCATCGCCATCAACGGGATGATCACCGGCGACCCCTTTTACCCGGAACACCAGGGCAAACCGGCAGTAGGGTGGCCGGAGCCGAACTATGAAGCAATTGTGAACCTCAATCCAGACCTCGTAATTGCTTCTGCAAACCCGGCTTACGCCTTTGAGGTAGTTGAAAAGATGAAGCCCTTCGGCATAGCAGTAGTGCAGCTGGACCTGGGTGGTAAGCCTGAGAAGTATCTGGAAGAACTGAGGACTTTGAGCTGGATAATGGGAGGAAAGGAAAGAGCGGAAGAGTTTATTAAGTGGAGCCGGTCCTATGTTGATTTTGTCAGGCAGAGGTTAAGCCAATTAAAGCCTGAAGAAAGAAAGAGCGTTTACTACGAATTTATCGGCGATTATCAGGTTATGGGGAGAGCTGATGGCATAATTCAAGGTGCTGGAGGGGTAAACGTTTTTGCCGAACTTTTTGAGGGCGACTATCTGGAGCACCGCAATTTTACTGTCGACGCTGAAGAGGTAATTCGCAAAAATCCGGACGTGATTATAAAGGATCCTCATATCGGTTTTAAATGGTCGGGTTACGCCCGGGGAGTCCTTAAACACATGGAAGAGTTGAAAAAAGAACTGATGGCCCGGCCTGGCTGGAGTGAATTAAAAGCCGTGAAGAATGGAAACGTCTACATAATTTCCCGTGAGGTCGGAAATGAGCGCACCCTTTCCATTGTCCTATTGTCCAAGTTGCTGTATCCCGATCTGTTCCAGGATGTGGATGAAAGTGCCGTATTGAAAGAATTTCTAGAGCGCTTCCACGGGCGGAAATATGAAGATTATGCCGTGTATATCTACCCCCTCAGCAAAAAGTAG